The Vidua chalybeata isolate OUT-0048 chromosome 29, bVidCha1 merged haplotype, whole genome shotgun sequence genome window below encodes:
- the PYGO2 gene encoding pygopus homolog 2 produces the protein MAAPHAEKLEGAVPAPPAPPGPPHPAGSAAAGGPGRKQGKAGLQMKSPEKKRRKSNTQGPAYSHLSEFAPPPTPMVDHLVASNPFEDDFGAPKVGAAPAPFLGSPVPFGGFRMQGGMSPQVPPGYGGGPQPLRRQPPPFAPGQMGPAFSMPPQNPNYVQPGGLSFAGQPFSQPLGQNFSPPMGQLMQGPVAGFGPMMSPTMGQPPRGEMGPGPALNPPGGPAVAQRFSQPSNLFGQSPMQRPGQNVPPLPPTASPFAGADPGFPGGGEEGGKNPPASTFAQEQHSGSPATVNGAQPGFAPNSTGRSAGTPESNSLPLPPPGKAGSASGHQPPPGLVYPCGACRNEVNDDQDAILCEASCQKWFHRECTGMTENAYGLLTTEASAVWACDFCLKTKEIQSVYIREGMGQLVTANDG, from the exons ATGGCGGCCCCGCACGCAGAGAAGCTGGAGGGAGcggtcccggccccgccggccccgccggggcccCCGCACCCCGCGGGCAGCGCTGCCGCCGGCGGGCCCGGCCGCAAGCAGGGGAAGGCAG GGCTGCAGATGAAGAGCCCCGAGAAGAAGCGGCGCAAGTCCAACACGCAG GGCCCTGCCTACTCGCACCTCTCGGAGTTCGCCCCGCCGCCCACTCCCATGGTGGACCACCTGGTGGCTTCCAATCCCTTCGAGGATGATTTCGGGGCCCCCAAGGTGGGGGCGGCGCCCGCccccttcctgggcagccccgTCCCCTTCGGCGGTTTCCGCATGCAGGGCGGGATGTCGCCGCAGGTGCCCCCCGGTTACGGCGggggtccccagcccctgcGGAGGCAGCCGCCGCCGTTCGCCCCCGGGCAGATGGGCCCGGCCTTTAGCATGCCCCCCCAGAATCCAAACTACGTGCAGCCGGGGGGCTTGAGCTTCGCCGGGCAGCCCTTCAGCCAGCCCCTCGGACAGAACTTCAGCCCCCCTATGGGGCAGCTCATGCAGGGGCCCGTCGCGGGCTTCGGGCCCATGATGTCCCCCACTATGGGGCAGCCCCCGCGGGGGGAAATGGGACCCGGGCCAGCCCTCAACCCCCCCGGGGGGCCGGCGGTGGCTCAGCGCTTCAGCCAGCCCAGCAACCTCTTTGGACAATCGCCCATGCAGCGCCCCGGGCAGAACGTGCCGCCCCTGCCGCCCACAGCCAGTCCCTTCGCCGGGGCGGATCCCGGCTTCCCCGGCGGCGGCGAGGAGGGGGGCAAGAACCCTCCCGCCAGCACCTTCGCCCAGGAGCAGCACTCGGGCTCCCCCGCCACCGTCAACGGGGCGCAGCCCGGCTTCGCCCCCAACAGCACCGGCCGCAGCGCCGGCACCCCCGAGAGCAACAGCCTCCCCCTGCCGCCCCCCGGCAAGGCCGGCAGCGCCTCAGGGCACCAGCCGCCGCCGGGGCTCGTGTACCCCTGCGGGGCCTGCCGCAACGAGGTGAACGACGACCAGGACGCCATCCTGTGCGAGGCCTCCTGCCAGAAGTGGTTCCACCGAGAGTGCACGGGCATGACCGAGAACGCCTACGGGCTGCTCACCACGGAGGCCTCTGCCGTCTGGGCCTGCGACTTCTGCCTCAAGACGAAGGAGATCCAGTCGGTCTACATCCGGGAGGGCATGGGACAGCTGGTGACCGCCAACGACGGCTGA
- the PBXIP1 gene encoding pre-B-cell leukemia transcription factor-interacting protein 1, with product MEEKLDPRDAESSWVLAGSEGLPIDTVGPEQDSTSRRSDDEEPQEEDEDTQDTVTAVTANGATASPSQTLCPEGSGQGDPEECEDSTAGAVPALDGSAEPSVLEGDEQEELNAEAEPQPCPDTPQAGPTTEDVSSTSSDNDTAGLRWRQGHKPRPEPVTVTPASHRGTPDTGDDGLSVNKYLLGALALVAVGLLIITGGIYDVADGPVESVGSWDLAAGEQESLLSIDSNESQQEPPLPDAGGPQSMQSMSQLLDKLAKENQEIRLMQAELQAHKEDLQALLHKSEGEAAAAGAQQQSLARENARLRAALEREVTALREAQAELRRLQAPGSPREPRAEQPRATEQPRATEQPRATGAPGHGKAAAGRRGSLDSLRQELADTLDRVRGSGDLKGLVEELSTLEQHLAQVLEAEGLGPFSTPWKKPFKVEKESRWHKQHGTRGSPHKQERREHGKGHKKDPRAPREHKPGKAWGKPSHSHPRHDSHELPWLRRYRAPQGCSGVTDCAHKEGQEVLGAALEPVQKVQFLQLLESYMGQLGLGRQFGRLAPRLDGAFRADGVFAHDRLRFVDFVDDVEDLLEDVARQEWGNKEAVDGFEEYMLQHYSGTSGNMWSQRAPRQHGTRG from the exons ATGGAGGAGAAATTGGATCCCCGagatgcagagagcagctgggtgCTGGCGGGCAGCGAG GGTCTGCCCATTGACACGGTGGGTCCAGAGCAGGACTCAACCTCCCGCAGGTCTGACGATGAGGAACcgcaggaggaggatgaagacaCCCAGGACACAGTCACAG cTGTGACCGCCAATGGTGCCACTGCCTCGCCCAGCCAGACCTTGTGCCCTGAGGGCAGCGGGCAGGGG GACCCGGAGGAATGTGAGGACTCCACGGCAGGGGCAGTGCCCGCCCTGGAtggctcagcagagcccagcgTGCTGGAGGGCGatgagcaggaggagctgaatGCTGAGGCTGAGCCACAACCATGCCCTGACACCCCCCAAGCAG GGCCAACAACAGAGGACGTGTCCAGCACCAGCAGTGACAATGACACGGCGGGGCTGCGGTGGCGGCAGGGCCACAAGCCCCGTCCTGAGCCCGTCACTGTCACGCCTGCCTCACACCGGGGGACACCAGACACTGGTGATGATGGGCTCAGTGTGAACAAGTACCTGCTGGGTGCCTTGGCCTTGgttgctgtggggctgctgaTCATCACTG gtGGTATCTACGACGTGGCAGATG GCCCTGTGGAGAGTGTGGGGAGCTGGGACttggctgctggggagcaggagtCACTGCTGTCCATAGACAGCAAT GAGTCCCAGCAGGAGCCCCCTCTGCCAGATGCTGGGGGCCCGCAGAGCATGCAGTCCATGAGCCAACTCTTGGACAAGCTGGCCAAAGAGAACCAGGAGATCCGGCTCATGCAGGCGGAGCTACAG GCCCACAAGGAAGatctgcaggcactgctgcacAAGAGCGAGGGTGAggcggccgcggccggggcGCAGCAGCAGAGTCTGGCCAGAGAAAACGCGCGGCTGCGTGCGGCGCTGGAGCGGGAGGTGACGGCGCTGCGGGAGGCCCAGGCTGAGCTGCGGCGCCTGCAggccccaggcagccccagggagccaagggcagagcagccacGTGCCACAGAGCAGCCACGTGCCACAGAGCAGCCACGTGCCACAGGGGCGCCGGGGCACGGCAAGGCCGCGGCAGGGCGGCGCGGCAGCCTGGATTCGTTGAGGCAGGAGCTAGCGGACACCCTGGACCGTGTGCGGGGCTCGGGGGATCTCAAGGGGCTTGTGGAGGAGCTGAGCAccctggagcagcacctggcccaggtgctggaggcagaGGGCTTGGGGCCGTTCTCCACGCCCTGGAAGAAGCCATTCAAGGTGGAGAAGGAGAGCAGGTGGCACAAGCAGCATGGCACCAGGGGGTCCCCCCAcaagcaggagaggagagagcaTGGCAAAGGCCACAAGAAggacccccgagccccccgTGAACACAAGCCAGGCAAAGCCTGGGGGAAGCCGTCTCACAGCCACCCCCGGCACGATTCCCACGAGTTGCCCTGGCTCAGGCGGTACCGGGCACCACAGGGCTGTTCTGGGGTGACTGACTGTGCCCACAAGGAGGGCCAGGAAGTGCTTGGGGCTGCACTGGAGCCGGTGCAGAAGGTGCAGTTCCTGCAACTGCTGGAGAGCTACATGGGGCAGCTGGGCTTGGGGAGGCAATTTGGGAGGCTGGCGCCGCGGCTTGATGGGGCCTTCAGAGCTGACGGCGTCTTTGCCCACGACCGCCTGCGGTTTGTCGACTTTGTGGATGACGTGGAGGATCTGCTTGAGGATGTGGCGCGGCAGGAGTGGGGCAACAAGGAGGCGGTTGACGGCTTCGAGGAGTACATGCTGCAGCACTACAGTGG CACCTCCGGGAACATGTGGAGCCAGAGAGCCCCAAGGCAGCATGGCACGCGTGGGTAG
- the PMVK gene encoding phosphomevalonate kinase: MNKVTAGQSRGGVAGAPMAAPRAVLLLSGKRKSGKDFVAEELRSRLGPDVCTILRLSGPLKEQYAKEHGLDFQRLLDASAYKEGFRQDMIRWGEEKRRADPGFFCRAAVQGALQPVWVVSDTRRLSDVEWFRAAYGDVVQTVRVVATEETRKRRNWVFVTGVDDAESECGLDQGVAFDWVITNDGDKVALGEQLEMLVQSLHRSL; this comes from the exons ATGAATAAAGTCACCGCTGGGCAGAGCCGT GGGGGCGTGGCCGGGGCGCCGATGGCGGCGCCGCGCgcggtgctgctgctgagcgGGAAGAGGAAATCGGGGAAGGATTTCGTGGCCGAGGAGCTGCGGAGCCG GTTGGGCCCTGATGTCTGCACCATTCTGCGCCTCTCCGGGCCCCTCAAGGAGCAGTACGCCAAG GAGCACGGTCTGGACTTCCAGCGGCTCCTGGATGCCAGCGCCTACAAGGAGGGGTTCCGTCAGGACATGATCCGCTGGGGCGAGGAGAAGCGCCGCGCCGACCCCGGCTTCTTCTGCCGGGCAGCGGTGCAGGGGGCGCTGCAGCCGGTGTGG GTGGTGAGTGACACGCGGCGCCTCTCAGATGTGGAGTGGTTCCGGGCCGCCTACGGGGATGTGGTGCAGACCGTGCGGGTGGTGGCCACGGAGGAGACAAGGAAGAGGAGGAACTGGGTCTTTGTCACCG GGGTGGACGACGCTGAATCTGAGTGCGGCCTGGACCAAGGAGTGGCCTTTGACTGGGTGATCACCAATGACGGGGATAAGGTGGCCCTGGGCGagcagctggagatgctggTGCAGTCTCTCCACAGGAGCCTCTAG